AATTAATATTAATGTATTTTATATTATCTTTTTTCTCATATCATTTTTAGCACTTTTTATAAGAGTAGACATTTATTGATTTAAATGTAGTGAGTAGTGATGCACAAATATTATAAGAGTAATGTTGACCTAAAACTTAGACAAATCTTGATCTGGAACATTTATAATCATATGTATACCTTAGGAAAATTAGTGTTTTCAGCATATTTCGTATTATAATAATTGAGTTCATGAACTCCCCTTCTTGTAATGCAACACTGCATACTGCATAGTTAGGAACTATTAAATTACTGTCCAATGTACATTATATAATAACTACTACTActgatatataaacacataatagcTGTGTGATTTTTAGGGTCTTACTTAGTAGAACAATGTCATCCACGGAGCGTAAAATAAGCAAAACACAGTTGTATTCCTTAAAAATAAATGATAAATAGAAAACTGATAACAATCTTCAGATTATAACTAATAAAGCTAAAATAATAAATAGAAATTTGTGTGATTTTTTCGTAACTTGAATTTAATTCAGAGGACTAATTTTAGGGTCTGATGTTAGCAAGTGCAGAGAACCAATAATATATAAAAAAGTTTTCATAAATCTCTCATTTCTTAGAGTGTAAAGGGGTTTATTATATTTGAATTGGGTTATGCTTTGCTGTTACTGTGATTTAACAAACACAAATATATATGTTTCATTTTTTAACTTTCAGGAGGGCTACATTAATATATGTGAAAAGAAAGGTGTTCGGAAGAACACCATTCTTGGACATCCACGGGTTTGAGCCTCTCATGTTTATGGTATATTTCTGTGATAGTACTTGAAATCTTTAAAATACTagaattatttcatataattTGTTCTTCGTATCAACATATATGTGTTATATTGTTATAGAGTTTGAGGGACGTCCCCCACCGCCTCGAAAGGAGAAGCAAGCTCCGGAAGATAAGCCTTGGCTCGAATACAAGATGAAATGTTCATGCGCGTCGTGGATCAGACCTTGGCCCAAGCTCGAGCCAATCCGGAAGAGTATCTGTTGACTCCCGAGCAGATCCGTCTTTTAGCACAAGATGTGGTGGAAGGAGACTCATGACTACCTGAAGACCATCCTATTACGAGAGAAACACTCCTAGCCATTGTCATGGTCGTGGTGGAGGTGCTAAACAATATTTATAAGACGGATGGACCGGGAGCTGTCAAGGTAAAACTTGTCGTTagtattttcttttcttttttcttaaaTGAGAAGATATATATATGCTAATGTTTATACTTGCTACATTTGTACCCGTTTTTTACTTACCTTTATTCGGATTAGCAACATTTTAGGATTAGTAAAATTTAAAGATAAAATATTTATGATTATTAAATAGGAGATTAAAGTCGATTTCTTGAATTGCAGGTGGTTTGTGATGCTTTTTTTTGTCAAATTATGACCTGAAGAAAAGTGTAAAGTTactatatatattcataaatttgtaattttatttCTCGGTCATAaagttactatatatatatatatatgaaatttAAGATTATGAATCATATTAAGCAAAGGTAAACACAAGGAATCATATGAAATTATTTTACATAAAATATTATGACAATgttaaattaaaacagattaaGTAGATTGTAGATATACTTTGTCCACTTGCAGGGGTGATTAGGAATCAATGCTAGCTATGACATAGACTGAGATTTCAAAGTATTTAATTTACTTGGTTCAATTATACAGATAAGTCATGTAGTTCAGTTAGTACAGATAAGCCATATATTTTCTTGAATTGTTGCTTAGTTGATAAAAAATTTATACCAGGAGTTTGTATCTATTACAAGTTCACCCCAAAATTATCTATTATAATTTTGTTAACTTATTTGGTGTACATTATAGGGGAAGGCCATAGCTACATAAAATGACAGTGATGGTGGTGGGAGCGACAGTGAGAGTACGGAGTCGGAAGATGATCGTGATATGAGTGCTTCAGCTTATGATCGTGTTCCCCGTGGCGGTCCAGTTATTAGGGGTTGAATGTTAGTTACCGTTAATATATCTTATGGATATTTGTAAGATAATCCAAACTATATTTGTAAACTGAATTTGGGTTTTTGGATGTTTATACATATAAGTTTGCGTATGATACTTTAGGCTTTTTCTTGTGAACGAGTAGGGATTTATGGTcacattaatattattttggtaTTTTAACTTGTAGTGTTAATTATAAATGTTGGTAGTGCTTGGTTAAATAATTGAAAGGCAGGTTTAGAATTTAATTTGGAAGCCAAAAATGGCTGGAAATCAAAAGGTCAGAATATATGCTTTTCTGGAAATACAAACTTACGACGACTGTTCATAACATATTTCATCGTATTTTACttcatttaaaaacaaatacgATGTTTTTACCACGTAAAATTTCATCGTAATAAAAGCTCAAATTTATTACAGGTGGGTCCCACTTCATAACATACGACGATATTCCTGTCGGAAGATACTAACATATGACAGATTATTTCATCGTAATAAAAGCTCAAATTTATTACAGGTGGGTCCCGCTTCATAACATACGACGACATTTCTGTCGGAAGATACTAACATACGACGAAATATTATGTCGTaagtttttattattattttactCCAGAAGTGGGTCCCAGTGTTTTAACTTACGACGCAATTCAAATTTGTGGTGAAATTTCGAACTTTCTACTCGACCAAAAATGACGGAAAAAAACCGTCGTAATTGGCTCAATTACAACGGTTTCCGAACAAAAAAACTGTCATAAATGCCCCGTTTTGTTGTAGTGACTTTAAAATACCCAGATGCTAATTAACAATCAGATTAAACAAAAACAACCCTTTTACCTGAATCAACCAAAAACACAATCTTTAAGCAAAAAAACACAAAGACAATGATCCAACAGCTGATCTCCAATAGATTTAAAACAAAACCAACGAAAGGATATTCAAGAAACACTAGAAATAAGTGTATGTATCAATTATAGATACAGAAAACTGGGAATGACAAAAGGTTTGATGAATGTGGGTTGTGTGTTTGTATAGATTGGAGTAACAAACAAAGCCCAGTAATGTAAAATGGTCAGTCAAGTGCAGAACATGTGTCATGTCCTAATTTGTTAAAGTAAAGAACCTGTAAAATTAAGTTTCAACCCCACAAGTTATTTATAAAAAAGTAATCTGCAATGTGCGTACACAGTAGTTACAAGAGTAGTTACGTGCGTGTTATTTGGTGGTGGACGAATATGAATGAGAGTCCGATCTTCTGGGTTTGCATGTGCTTTTGGGACATGGTTGGGCCCCCTACCCATACCAAGCTTTCTCTTTGCTGTTGCTTGTGAAGCCATCTGCCTAAATATATTTAAACATAAACTAATTCAGAGACAAAGAGATAAAATAAGAAAAGTATTAGGCATTTATGAGTTTTCAGAAAACTAGTATACAACTTTTTACCTGAAGAGAAGCACATCTCAAAAGAACTATTTACCTTAAGTAAAATGTCACTACTATATTCAGCTACATATATGAGCACAAGTCAGAAACAAAACACGTCAAAGACGCATTAATATTCACCTACATATGCTGTCACAAGTAAACAACTTTTTATCTTAATACCTCAAAAAAAGCATTACAGGATCTTGCCAATAAGGTTTTTCCAGTTGCCTCTTAATTGCCTTATATATAAGAATATAAATAATAGTAAACAATGAGCTGATGGAGACTAAAATAGTTGAACAAGTTATACCATTTATTACATCCACATTTATTACATCTAGCCTCCGAAGCATCTCCTCTTGGTAAAATTCCCCATTAACTACTTCTTCACGTCTGCGTGCGAGAGTATGAATTACAGCTTGTAAATCTGAAGGCGTCATATCCCTTCTTTTACGAGGACTAGGAGTATAgtatacctgttttatttgagtTGGTAAAACAAATGGCTCGTTGGAGTAAGCAGACTTGTGGACATCAATATCAACAATTCCATGTCTATCAACACGTATCCTTTTTTCTAAGTCGAACCACCGACACTTGAACAAGTTAATATAACCCCGTACGTACCCTTGTATGACAGCTCTATGATTTCCTCCAACTCCCCATTAAAAGTATGACTAATCTCATTGTAACAATCACCTAAAATGCACAAGCCAGTGTTCGTAGTTCTTTTACCGCGCCCATATGCCTTGGTATTAAATTCATAACCATTTACTTTGTAACCATTACGGCTTACTTGGTCCATATCCGGTCCCATAGCTAAGCTTTGTACATTAACTGGAAGCGTCGACCCCTCAGTCAAAGCCTATAAATATATcatattattaaattaatttaagtaaataattaataaatagtgTGCTTAATTAAATTGAACTTACTTTTAACTCATCATCATACAATCTAGAAAATAACAAATTAAAATCTATATCACGTGTCATTAGAAACTAGTAGATTTGGTTATAAATTTAAGAGTTTATGTGATGTGTACCTCATAAATTCGTCAATCTCCTCACAATTGAGAAGAATATATGTGTGTGCAGCATGTAAATATGTCTCGGATAGGAAAATCCACTTTCCTTTTCCATAAGCACGACCTGATAGACCAAATATAGAAAGCCTACCATTTAGTTCAACATTTCCCCATCATCATTTCTTGAGACGCGGTTGGCCTTTGTCAAGACTTCGTTTGGAAAATAGTCCGAGACAAACATAGATATCTCACTAAAACTGTATGCTTCACATATCGAACCCTCAACACAAGCTCTATTCTTGACTGCCCTCTTAAGCATTCCCATCAACCTCTCGAAAGGGTACATCCACCAATATTGAACCGGACCCCCAACACGAGCCTCGTAGGGGAGATGTATTATCAAATGCTCCATAGAGTCGAAAAAACCAGGTGGAAAGATTTTTTCCAGTTTACACATGATCTCTATGATATTTTTTTCAAGTATGGACATGTCTTTCTGATTTAATGTTTTTGAACATAAGTCATTAAAGAAACGACTAAGTTCCGTCAAAGCATCCCATATTGGTTTACAAAGTTAATCCCGAAATGCTATAGGCAAGACTCTTTCCAAAAACACATGACAGTCATGACTCTTCATCCCTTTCAGTTTCCCATGCGGTGTCTTATCCGTCGCACACCTTGCAATGTTTGACGCATATCCATCCGGAAGTTTCAGGGACTTAATCCACGTGCACACATCTTCAACTTGCTTTTTGGATAAAGTGTACCTTGCATGCGGTTTGACAGTCTTACCATTAAAGGATTGTCGAAGCTCTAATGCAGGACGCTTACAAATATCTTTCAAGTCCAAACGCGCCTTATCATTACCTTTTGTCTTTCCTGTAACATTCATCACGGTGTTAAACACATTGTCAAACAAATTCTTCTCGACGTGCATTACATCTAGATTATAggtgtgtttggtattgctgttgcagacagcaacagcagcttttcgctgaaaagcagttaaaaaactgtttggtaaaatttaaaagctcTTTTTCTGAAAAGTGCTTTTGCCTtaaaagctgctgttagagaaaataagtccccccatgcttttagaaaaagctgtttttcagctgttgcggaaagcagatgctgatttcaccatcaaaccttaccaaaatcatcattatttttaattttttgcatcaaaagATATACGTATCAAAAAAAATACCAgacagtcatctgatttttacaacagcaCTTTTTCCAGCAGCACTTTTTTTAACGgcacaacaatttttaacagcaatcccaAACAGAGCCAATGACGAATCAAATTTGTAGACCAATAAGGTAATTCCCATAATATACTTGTCCGAACCAATTATGTGATTCACCAAACCCACTAATTTTCTTATCATTCTTACCAAATGGGACGATCGGAAGTCTCATCACACAAGTTCGCATCTCCGCTCCTGACAGTCGTGGTAAAGGCTTATCATTTTCCACTTTTCCTTTCCTAAAGTTTTCTCTATTTTTTTGAAATGGGTGATCTGCAGGCAAGAACCGACGATGGCAATCAAACCAAcaaggttttctacctttttaTAGAGTGAAAGACTTCGTATGCTCCATAAAATATGGACAAGACAACTTCCCATGTGTGCTCCATCCAGATAACATACCATAGGCTGGGAAGTCGCTTATAGTCCACAAAAGCGTTGCCCTAAGGTTGAAATTTGTTTGGGTTGAAACATCCCAAGTTTGTATTCCATCTTTCCACAATACCTTCAACTCATCTATTAGAGGCCTCAAGTAAACATCTAAGTTCTTTCCAGGGCTTGTAGGACCAGGAATCATGAGAGAGAGAAACATGTATGGTTGTTTCATACACATCCAAGGAGGTGGATTATAAGGAGTGACAATAACGGGCCAACATGAGTACGGAACAGCTGAGTGGCCAAAAGGGTTAAAACCATCAGTGGACAAACCAAGCCTTACATTTCTGGGTTCCGAAGTAAATCGAGGATGTGTTTTGTTAAAATTTTTCCAAGCCTGTCCATCTGTAGGATGATTTAGTTCTCCATCCTTAGCCGAAGATTTCGCATGCCAACTCATATGTTCAGCAGGTCTCGAGGACATGTACAATCTTTTAAGCCGATCTGTAATTGGAAAATACCTTAGAATTTTGAATGGTAAGTTGATTTTTTTGAAATCACACCATCTTTGTTAGGTTTAAACCGATCATTACCATAAATCGTGCACTTTGTAATCTTTTCATTTTCCTTATAATAGCATACAACCATTGGGACAAGCATCAATCTTTTGGTATCCAAGACCCAACTTCTTCACCATCTTCTTGTAATAGTAAAAATTATCCGGTAATTTTTCATTATCGGGCAACATACTCTTAATAGCCTTCAAGAGGGACTCAAAATACTCATGGCTGATGTTGTGATCAGCCTTGATGTTAAGTAATGTTGTCACTCCAGATAATTTAGTGTGTTTGGTGCAACCATACCACAACGGCTCCCTCCCCTCTTCTAATAACTTTGTGAAGGCCTTGGCATCAGAATTCATAGGTTGCTCCCTAGCTTGGTCCCAATCAAAATCTTGCCCTGCAATATCATGAACCATTTCATCCATATGATATGTACTGCTACTGCCCGAATAATTACTTGTGAAGCTACCATCTCTTTTCTGCCCATATGCCCACCAACACTCTTCATAATTTCTCATAAACCCATTAACTAGCAAATGGTAGTTTACCATGTCTCTGTCCACGTAATTATTTGTTTTGCATTTCCAACATGGACATTGAATCTGATTCTTCTCCTTCACATATTTCGGGTGACCATACGCATAATCCAGAAATACTCCGAAACCGGCTCTAAATTCAGCCATAACACCTATCTCAGTATTTGACTTCCGTCGTGCCATCCAAGTACGGTCCGAAAAGAAGTCCATCATATCACAATACCTATATATAGAGAAAGGTGTATTTGTA
The sequence above is drawn from the Apium graveolens cultivar Ventura chromosome 2, ASM990537v1, whole genome shotgun sequence genome and encodes:
- the LOC141689305 gene encoding uncharacterized protein LOC141689305, whose translation is MAEFRAGFGVFLDYAYGHPKYVKEKNQIQCPCWKCKTNNYVDRDMVNYHLLVNGFMRNYEECWWAYGQKRDGSFTSNYSGSSSTYHMDEMVHDIAGQDFDWDQAREQPMNSDAKAFTKLLEEGREPLWYGCTKHTKLSGVTTLLNIKADHNISHEYFESLLKAIKSMLPDNEKLPDNFYYYKKMVKKLGLGYQKIDACPNGYRLKRLYMSSRPAEHMSWHAKSSAKDGELNHPTDGQAWKNFNKTHPRFTSEPRNVRLGLSTDGFNPFGHSAVPYSCWPVIVTPYNPPPWMCMKQPYMFLSLMIPGPTSPGKNLDVYLRPLIDELKVLWKDGIQTWDVSTQTNFNLRATLLWTISDFPAYGKTKGNDKARLDLKDICKRPALELRQSFNGKTVKPHARYTLSKKQVEDVCTWIKSLKLPDGYASNIARCATDKTPHGKLKGMKSHDCHVFLERVLPIAFRD